From one Dysidea avara chromosome 9, odDysAvar1.4, whole genome shotgun sequence genomic stretch:
- the LOC136267704 gene encoding probable outer membrane protein pmp20, giving the protein MSVQSLWSNTDVSVIFTKAEELISNETFPQDITISGSESVFEQVIKPCCLIGDHHFYSLDRALHSLTNDSIVKVIASIALLNSKVSIKNLENIAIVGHGTLTVSCSGIGAISFSFCNNVTIKDVVWENCGSSNKSTYPGIGFHKSSNLTVQNCKFHSSITQALTFSEPSGNIYISNCKFTQNEHSGHGAAVEYISAATARNQTRLMIDRCEFSNNGAAKSIVYINSVDKPLTSYLQDSLFIGNKGVPLYVSHHKLHIQGDLIFKHNLAVAGGGILSSDSVVVFKSTSNVTFYSNSAITNGGAMFINDSRIRFGENSVIHFANNFAKLFGGTLFSMNKSVVSFGGNTMATFHSNKAGECGGALHFSKSNLSFDENSKVIFTENESKYGGAVYSYNSQLSFDRDKTVTSEVNKAIISGGVIFPRKNSSITFNSNIGVTFSDNQAQYGGAVYLRSYSIISFDGHTKVIYNSNKVNISGGAIYSDEKCHITFDSNSMVLFYGNRAARGGAVFSRDYSNIAFDGNTTVTYEGNKARKKGGAVYSSRNSNIMFDQNSKVTFTGNFAVLSGGSVYSESYSNISFDGKTTVSFKGNKAILLAGSILSNEKCNITFDGNSKVTFSNNRAQIGAAIFSHSYSKMSFDGNTRVTCDGNKASKTAGAIHALDNCSITFDGNSKVVFSDNTAYFGGAVYTWINAIISFDGNTTVTYNSNKASEDGGAVYSSKNCNITFNGNSKVTFSNNKAQKGGAVYSGDYSTVLFDGTTSVLYKDNVGVNGAAAYYSANSVIRFDGNSTVTYKHNEASNFGGAENCFMHCNITFNGDSKVIFGDNRAKHGGAVNSEFYSIILFVGHTTVTFYNNKASTNGGTIHSHDNSNITFDKHSVVTFYDNSATYGGAVLSTDHSIISFDGNTTVICKGNKVGEFGGVIGLYKHSRITVNGNSNITLSNNEAKYGGAVFFGEYSEILFDGNGTVACKSNKASENGGVIISNANCRITFNGNSNVSFRDNEATAGGAMSCNKYSYLLFQRNSKVEFTNNIAKDGGALEIQQSNMYFTMGSLVKFNENSANRSGGAIYLGDNYTIIVESESDVIFHQNNAIRFGGAIYGELKQTNHSKVLMNTTSVEFSSNTSPMGDNAYMHLQASCDETCLNSSIVGLNVTHNFPPQRLALYNPATCVNPTDTLNDCNTYFVNNIMVGQNIKINACALSFHDRPAEGENFVVSGESQHHRLDGTRFVPIACKLFEGVSVIGEKISNKTNFSLTITSYSSEIEISVGLIAELSPCHPGFFYERSTEQCVCYDDSDVVSCSGSTSTIKRGYWFGVVDGKRTLAVCPNNYCNFSCCETTNGFHQLSPVRTNQCSSHRSGTACGSCEEGYTLSFDSAKCVSVNKCTTFQTVLVIMLSVTYWIALVVIVFVVTYYHIEIGYFYVITYYYSMLDILLDQNLYASQELFTVVSIMSSAAKVTPQFLGQLCLAKNISGIDQQVIHYAHPLAVTVIVGIICLSARMSYRFSAFVSRRIIRIICCLLLLSYTSVATTSLLLLRSLAFHDVDKVYTYLSPNVEYFHGRHLPYGIMAILCTLVIVIGLPLLLLSEPFLNCKINFTRIKPLLDQFQGCYKDKYRSFAAYYMICRLVIIIIIIINSANTNATLALLLVTSTLLALTQLVTKPYKHRALNIFDGIVLHIMIFPSVISFFDRFNTGLLSAVITILVILPLIAFVTMELIVYKENFKKIIVHCKIKPVTTKDNDEVQPISDIGLVIDDNMRKNATIVDIRRDSNDTVVIHDTMIHYREPIMEVIDDDY; this is encoded by the exons ATGTCTGTACAATCACTATGGAGTAATACAGATG TTTCTGTGATCTTCACAAAAGCTGAGGAACTAATTTCTAATGAAACCTTCCCTCAGGATATCACTATTTCTGGTTCAGAGTCAGTTTTTGAACAGGTAATTAAACCATGCTGTCTGATTGGTGACCATCACTTTTACTCATTGGATAGAGCACTACATAGCCTTACTAATGATTCCATTGTTAAAGTAATTGCATCAATTGCTCTGCTGAATTCAAAAGTcagtattaaaaatcttgagAATATTGCAATTGTTGGACACGGAACTCTCACTGTGAGCTGCAGTGGTATTGGAGCAATAAGTTTTTCCTTCTGCAACAATGTGACAATTAAAGATGTTGTTTGGGAGAATTGTGGCTCCAGCAATAAATCAACTTATCCAGGAATTGGCTTTCACAAATCATCGAACCTCACAGTACAAAACTGCAAATTTCATTCCTCAATCACACAGGCTTTAACTTTCTCAGAACCTTCAGGAAATATATACATTAGCAATTGTAAATTCACACAAAATGAACACAGTGGTCATGGTGCAGCAGTGGAGTATATATCTGCAGCAACAGCTCGTAACCAAACAAGGTTGATGATTGACAGGTGTGAATTCTCCAACAATGGAGCTGCTAAAAGTATTGTCTACATTAACAGTGTAGATAAACCACTTACTTCATACTTGCAAGATTCATTGTTTATTGGCAACAAAGGAGTACCGTTGTATGTTTCACATCATAAATTGCACATCCAAGGTGATCTAATTTTCAAACACAATTTAGCGGTTGCTGGTGGAGGAATTCTTAGCAGTGACTCGGTTGTTGTATTCAAAAGCACCTCTAATGTTACCTTTTACAGCAATTCTGCAATTACTAATGGTGGAGCAATGTTTATTAATGATTCCAGAATTCGTTTTGGAGAAAACTCAGTAATACATTTTGCAAATAATTTTGCTAAATTATTTGGTGGCACActgttctccatgaacaagtcAGTTGTATCATTTGGTGGAAACACCATGGCAACATTTCACAGTAATAAGGCTGGTGAATGCGGGGGAGCTCTGCATTTTTCAAAAAGTAATTTATCATTTGATGAAAACTCCAAGGTAATATTTACTGAAAATGAAAGTAAATATGGAGGGGCAGTTTACTCTTATAATTCACAACTATCATTTGACAGAGACAAAACAGTGACAAGTGAAGTTAACAAAGCTATCATTAGTGGAGGAGTAATTTTCCCTCGGAAGAATTCCAGCATCACATTTAATAGTAACATAGGAGTAACATTTAGTGACAATCAAGCTCAATATGGTGGAGCAGTCTACCTTAGAAGCTATTCAATAATATCATTTGATGGACACACTAAAGTGATTTACAACAGCAACAAAGTCAACATAAGTGGTGGAGCAATTTATTCTGATGAGAAGTGTCACATCACCTTTGATAGTAACTCTATGGTGTTATTCTATGGCAACAGAGCTGCACGTGGAGGAGCAGTATTCTCTAGAGATTATTCTAACATAGCATTTGATGGAAACACGACAGTGACTTATGAAGGTAACAAAGCTAGAAAAAAAGGAGGAGCTGTTTATTCTAGTAGAAACAGCAATATCATGTTTGATCAGAACTCAAAAGTGACATTTACTGGAAATTTTGCTGTACTATCAGGAGGATCGGTGTACTCTGAAAGTTATTCTAACATATCATTCGATGGAAAAACCACAGTGAGTTTTAAAGGTAATAAAGCCATACTTTTAGCTGGAAGTATTTTGTCTAATGAGAAGTGTAACAtaacatttgatggtaactcaaaaGTGACATTTAGTAACAACAGAGCTCAAATCGGAGCAGCAATTTTCTCTCATAGTTATTCAAAGATGTCATTTGATGGAAACACCAGAGTGACTTGTGATGGTAATAAAGCTAGTAAAACTGCAGGGGCTATCCATGCTTTGGACAACTGCAGCATCACCTTTGATGGAAACTCAAAAGTGGTATTCAGTGACAATACAGCTTACTTTGGAGGAGCAGTTTACACTTGGATTAATGCAATAATATCATTTGATGGAAACACAACAGTAACATATAACAGTAATAAAGCCAGTGAAgatggaggagctgtttatTCTAGTAAAAACTGCAATATCACATTTAATGGAAACTCAAAAGTGACATTTAGCAATAACAAAGCTCAAAAAGGTGGAGCAGTGTACTCTGGAGATTACTCAACAGTATTATTTGATGGAACCACATCAGTGTTGTATAAAGATAATGTAGGTGTTAATGGAGCAGCTGCTTATTATAGTGCAAACTCTGTCATCAGATTTGATGGAAACTCAACAGTGACATATAAACACAATGAAGCAAGTAACTTTGgaggagctgaaaattgctttATGCACTGTAACATCACATTTAATGGTGATTCAAAGGTGATATTTGGTGACAACAGGGCTAAACATGGTGGAGCAGTGAACTCTGAATTTTATTCAATAATACTATTTGTTGGACACACAACAGTGACGTTCTACAACAATAAAGCCAGCACAAATGGTGGAACAATTCATTCTCATGATAATTCTAACATCACATTTGACAAACACTCAGTTGTGACATTTTATGACAACAGTGCAACATATGGCGGAGCAGTGTTATCTACTGACCATTCTATTATATCATTTGATGGAAACACAACAGTGATATGTAAAGGTAACAAGGTTGGTGAATTTGGAGGAGTCATTGGGCTTTATAAACATAGCAGGATTACAGTTAATGGAAACTCAAACATCACTTTAAGTAACAATGAAGCTAAATATGGAGGCGCAGTGTTCTTTGGTGAGTATTCAGAAATATTGTTTGATGGAAATGGCACAGTGGCATGTAAAAGTAACAAAGCCAGTGAAAATGGAGGAGTTATAATCTCTAATGCAAACTGCAGGATCACATTTAATGGAAACTCAAATGTGTCATTTCGTGACAATGAAGCTACAGCAGGTGGTGCGATGTCTTGCAATAAGTATTCATATTTATTGTTTCAAAGAAATTCCAAAGTGGAATTTACAAATAATATAGCAAAAGATGGTGGAGCTTTGGAAATTCAGCagtcaaacatgtatttcacaaTGGGTTCACTGGTAAAATTCAATGAAAATTCAGCTAACAGGAGTGGTGGAGCCATATATCTTGGTGATAATTATACAATAATAGTTGAAAGTGAATCTGATGTTATTTTTCATCAGAACAATGCTATCCGCTTTGGTGGAGCCATTTATGGTGAACTAAAGCAAACTAACCACAGCAAAGTCTTAATGAATACTACAAGTGTTGAATTTAGCAGCAATACTTCTCCTATGGGTGATAATGCTTACATGCATCTTCAAGCATCATGTGATGAAACTTGTTTGAATAGTAGCATTGTGGGATTAAATGTGACACACAATTTTCCTCCTCAACGGCTAGCTTTATATAACCCAGCCACCTGTGTCAATCCTACTGATACACTGAATGATTGCAATACCTACTTTGTTAATAATATAATGGTTGGTCAAAATATTAAAATCAATGCTTGTGCATTAAGCTTTCATGATCGACCTGCTGAAGGTGAGAATTTTGTGGTAAGTGGTGAAAGTCAACATCACAGACTTGATGGTACACGATTTGTGCCTATAGCCTGTAAGCTATTTGAAGGTGTCAGTGTGATAGGAGAGAAGATTTCTAATAAAACTAATTTCTCATTAACCATCACATCATATAGCAGTGAGATAGAAATATCTGTTGGACTAATAGCAGAACTATCACCGTGTCATCCAGGTTTCTTCTATGAACGCTCTACTGAACAATGTGTATGCTATGATGACAGTGATGTTGTGTCTTGTTCTGGTAGCACATCGACTATCAAAAGAGGCTACTGGTTTGGTGTTGTTGATGGTAAAAGAACATTGGCAGTTTGTCCCAACAATTACTGCAATTTTTCTTGTTGTGAAACAACTAATGGATTTCACCAACTTTCACCAGTGAGAACAAATCAGTGTAGTTCACACAGATCTGGTACTGCCTGTGGTAGTTGTGAAGAAGGCTACACTCTCTCATTTGATTCTGCAAAATGTGTAAGTGTCAACAAGTGTACAACATTTCAGACAGTTCTGGTGATCATGTTATCAGTGACATATTGGATAGCTTTGGTTGTCATAGTGTTTGTGGTGACATACTATCATATTGAGATAGGTTATTTCTATGTTATcacatactattacagtatgctGGATATTTTGCTGGatcaaaatttgtatgcatctcAAGAACTGTTTACTGTTGTTAGCATTATGTCTAGTGCAGCTAAAGTGACTCCACAATTTCTAGGACAACTTTGCTTGGCAAAGAATATTAGTGGGATTGATCAACAAGTCATCCATTACGCACATCCACTAGCTGTGACCGTCATTGTAGGAATAATATGCCTGTCAGCAAGGATGTCTTACAGGTTTTCAGCATTTGTAAGTCGGAGAATTATCCGCATCATTTGTTGTCTTCTACTACTATCATACACTTCTGTGGCCACAACCTCATTACTGCTATTGAGGTCACTGGCTTTTCATGATGTGGATAAAGTTTACACTTACCTGTCACCTAATGTAGAGTATTTTCATGGTCGTCATCTTCCTTATGGAATCATGGCAATATTGTGTACACTAGTGATTGTGATTGGTCTACCGCTTCTACTTCTATCTGAGCCTTTCCTGAATTGCAAAATCAACTTTACCAGGATAAAGCCATTGCTTGATCAatttcaaggatgttacaaagacaAATATCGCTCatttgcagcttattacatgATTTGTCGACTGGtgatcattatcatcatcatcatcaattcAGCCAATACTAACGCCACCCTTGCATTACTACTTGTCACCAGTACCCTTCTAGCCTTGACACAGCTGGTCACTAAGCCGTACAAACACAGAGCTCTTAACATTTTTGATGGCATTGTTTTACACATAATGATTTTTCCTTCAGTGATATCATTTTTTGACAGATTTAATACAGGATTGTTATCAGCAGTTATTACTATATTAGTCATACTACCCTTAATTGCATTTGTCACAATGGAACTGATTGTATATAAAGAGAACTTCAAGAAGATTATCGTACACTGTAAAATCAAACCTGTTACTACAAAAGACAACGATGAAGTACAACCGATCAGTGATATTGGTCTTGTTATCGATGATAATATGAGGAAGAACGCTACCATAGTAGACAT AAGGAGAGATTCTAATGATACAGTTGTGATTCATGATACTATGATCCACTATCGTGAACCCATTATGGAAGTGATCGATGATGATTACTGA
- the LOC136267705 gene encoding ficolin-1-A-like encodes MCKGQWELWIDLTFANGTDIYLHYNHFSVGSPSTNYTLSISGFTGITPFEPFSGHRLNGRPFTTHDRDNDKRWHANCAVNGHGPNATGGWWAFDCFLINLNYNYAGLFGIIYLGDKWYNPLFAEMKIRKVGFSVTTVDGSVIDNCCSVTAKGNYFATKRPSPGIYTIRDPCSTTTSGHTAQGYCDTLTNGGGWIVIQRRIQGVNEDFNRFWWEYELGFGNLRSEFWYGLHSLHCLTSKGQWELWIDLTFANGTDTYLHYNHFSVGSPSTNYILSISGFTGITRIDPFTAYPLSGQEFTTRDRDNDRSSRNCAVDQRGVGGTGGWWHSSCFTINLNYNYAGPLSAAFIHLGDKYHVPSFAEMKIRKVGCTA; translated from the exons ATGTG TAAAGGACAATGGGAACTATGGATAGACCTCACATTTGCCAATGGAACTGACATTTATCTCCACTACAATCACTTCAGTGTAGGATCACCAAGTACAAACTATACACTAAGTATATCAGGATTTACTGGGATTACTCCATTTGAACCATTTAGTGGGCATCGATTAAATGGGCGACCATTCACCACTCACGACAGAGATAACGACAAGCGTTGGCATGCAAATTGTGCAGTTAATGGACATGGTCCTAATGCTACAGGTGGATGGTGGGCTTTTGATTGCTTTCTTATCAACCTCAACTACAATTATGCAGGACTATTTGGGATTATCTACCTTGGTGACAAATGGTACAATCCATTGTTTGCTGAAATGAAAATACGTAAAGTAGGAT TTAGTGTTACAACAGTTGATGGATCTGTGATAGATAACTGCTGTAGTGTTACAGCTAAAGGTAACTACTTTGCTACAAAGAGACCATCTCCAGGAATATACACCATCAGGGACCCCTGCTCAACAACCACATCAGGACATACAGCACAAGGATATTGTGACACACTAACTAATGGTGGAGGATGGATAGTAATCCAGAGGAGAATACAAGGTGTTAATGAAGACTTCAATAGATTCTGGTGGGAATATGAACTAGGATTTGGTAATCTCCGCTCAGAATTTTGGTACGGACTACACTCCCTACACTGTTTAACCAGTAAAGGACAATGGGAACTATGGATAGACCTCACATTTGCCAATGGAACTGACACTTATCTCCACTACAATCACTTCAGTGTGGGATCACCAAGTACAAACTATATACTAAGTATATCAGGATTTACTGGAATTACTCGTATAGACCCATTTACTGCATATCCTTTAAGTGGACAAGAATTCACCACTCGTGATAGAGATAATGACCGCAGTAGCAGAAATTGTGCAGTTGATCAACGTGGTGTAGGTGGTACAGGTGGATGGTGGCATTCTAGTTGCTTTACTATCAACCTAAACTACAACTATGCAGGACCACTGTCTGCTGCATTTATTCACCTAGGCGACAAATATCATGTTCCATCATTTGCTGAAATGAAAATACGTAAAGTAGGATGTACTGCCTAG
- the LOC136267104 gene encoding LOW QUALITY PROTEIN: NADH-ubiquinone oxidoreductase chain 1-like (The sequence of the model RefSeq protein was modified relative to this genomic sequence to represent the inferred CDS: deleted 1 base in 1 codon; substituted 2 bases at 2 genomic stop codons), translated as MVSGWVSNSKYSIDAAVRAAAQMISYEVAIGLIILCVCIPANSFNLSYIIAGQEGIWYVIPLFPMFVLFCVSALAEIHRVSFDLMEGESELVSGYHVEYGGALFTLFFLAEYLHLLFMVVFISTLFFGGEXLFIKAVFFVFFFIXVWGTFPRVRYDQLMGLLWKAYLPLSLAYLSLVFGVLVGLV; from the exons ATGGTTTCTGGGTGGGTGAGTAATTCGAAGTATTCAATAGATGCGGCGGTAAGAGCGGCAGCCCAAATGATTAGTTATGAAGTAGCCATTGGGTTAATTattttatgtgtgtgtattcCTGCAAATAGTTTTAATTTGAGTTATATAATTGCGGGGCAGGAGGGCATATGGTATGTAATACCACTTTTTCCAatgtttgttttattttgtgtttcGGCCTTGGCTGAGATACATCGGGTCTCCTTTGATTTAATGGAAGGAGAATCTGAGTTAGTCTCTGGATATCATGTAGAATATGGGGGTGCCCTTTTTACTTTGTTTTTTTTAGCAGAATATCTTCATCTTTTATTTATGGTGGTGTTTATTAGTACTTTGTTTTTTGGTGGGGAGTGATTATTTATTAAAGcggtt ttttttgtattctTTTTTATTTGAGTTTGGGGAACCTTCCCTCGGGTTCGATATGATCAATTGATGGGTTTATTGTGGAAAGCTTATTTACCCTTAAGTCTAGCTTATTTAAGTTTAGTGTTCGGGGTTTTAGTTGGGTTGGTTTAA
- the LOC136267706 gene encoding LOW QUALITY PROTEIN: NADH-ubiquinone oxidoreductase chain 1-like (The sequence of the model RefSeq protein was modified relative to this genomic sequence to represent the inferred CDS: inserted 2 bases in 1 codon; substituted 2 bases at 2 genomic stop codons) → MVSGWVSNSKYSIDAAVRAAAQMISYEVAIGLIILCVCIPANSFNLSYLIAGQEGIWYVIPLFPMFVLFCVSALAEIHRVSFDLMEGESELVSGYHVEYGGALFTLFFLAEYLHLLFMAVFISILFFGGXSDYLLKRFFFVFFFIXVWGTFPRVXYDQLMGLLWKAYLPLSLSLVFGVLVGLV, encoded by the exons ATGGTTTCTGGGTGGGTGAGTAATTCGAAGTATTCAATAGATGCGGCGGTAAGAGCGGCGGCCCAAATGATTAGTTATGAAGTAGCCATTGGGTTAATTattttatgtgtgtgtattcCTGCAAATAGTTTTAATTTGAGTTATTTGATTGCGGGGCAGGAGGGCATATGGTATGTAATACCACTTTTTCCAatgtttgttttattttgtgtttcGGCCTTGGCTGAGATACATCGGGTCTCCTTTGATTTAATGGAAGGAGAATCTGAGTTAGTCTCTGGATATCATGTAGAATATGGGGGTGCCCTTTTTACTTTGTTTTTTTTAGCAGAATATCTTCATCTTTTATTTATGGCGGTGTTTATTAGTATTTTGTTTTTTGGTGG GAGTGATTATTTATTAAAGcggtttttttttgtattctTTTTTATTTGAGTTTGGGGAACCTTCCCTCGGGTTTGATATGATCAATTGATGGGTTTATTGTGGAAAGCTTATTTACCCTTAAGTCTAAGTTTAGTATTCGGGGTTTTAGTTGGGTTGGTTTAA